A window from Mus pahari unplaced genomic scaffold, PAHARI_EIJ_v1.1 scaffold_10471_1, whole genome shotgun sequence encodes these proteins:
- the LOC110315171 gene encoding vomeronasal type-1 receptor 4-like yields MVSQNKTLKTMEVLALQILLPCHAVVGTVGNILLFVHNFSPILTDSRLRPIQIILINLAVANTFMLLLFAYSFDLLDIVPRKPPTDLKCKLAYFFHMVARGTIMCSTCVLSTYQFVTLVPGTWARVMIREISPKVVSYCCYSCWLFSVLYNVHIPMNVSGPKKSLNDSDSKGNLICSISGVSVDMNFLRFSHDIIFLGIMAWTSVSMVIHLNRHHQRVNHIHKLKQNNRGHAEIRAAHTILMLVVTFVSLYILNCISILFHISFVESRLWLRYVTKLLALSFPTISPLLLIFRDRKGYCSLLIIVGLEIHLTGGAITEGQ; encoded by the coding sequence ATGGTGTCTCAGaataaaaccctgaaaaccaTGGAAGTGTTGGCTCTTCAGATCCTTTTGCCTTGCCATGCTGTGGTTGGGACTGTGGGCAACATCCTTCTGTTTGTCCATAATTTCTCTCCAATCTTGACTGACTCTAGACTGAGGCCCATACAGATCATTCTAATCAACTTGGCTGTGGCCAATACATTCATGCTCCTTCTGTTTGCATATTCGTTTGACCTGCTTGATATTGTTCCAAGGAAGCCTCCAACTGACCTCAAATGTAAACTTGCATACTTCTTTCACATGGTGGCTCGAGGCACAATCATGTGTTCCACCTGTGTCCTCAGCACCTACCAGTTTGTCACTCTTGTTCCTGGTACCTGGGCTAGGGTCATGATCAGAGAAATATCCCCCAAGGTTGTGAGCTATTGTTGTTACAGTTGCTGGTTGTTCAGTGTCTTATATAATGTTCATATCCCAATGAATGTCAGTGGTCCAAAGAAATCACTCAATGACTCTGATTCTAAAGGCAATTTGATATGCTCCATCTCTGGGGTCAGTGTAGATATGAATTTCTTGCGATTTTCCCATGACATCATATTCCTTGGCATCATGGCCTGGACCAGTGTCTCCATGGTAATTCACCTAAACAGACACCACCAGAGAGTGAATCATATTCATaagctcaaacaaaacaacagaggcCATGCTGAGATCAGAGCAGCCCACACCATCCTAATGCTGGTGGTCACATTTGTGAGTTTATATATTCTAAATtgtattagtattttatttcacatttcttttgTGGAATCTCGTCTCTGGTTAAGGTATGTCACAAAACTTCTGGCTTTAAGCTTCCCCACCATTTCTCCCTTACTATTGATATTTAGGGATCGTAAGGGTTATTGTTCTCTGCTCATCATTGTGGGTCTGGAAATCCACTTGACTGGGGGAGCCATTACAGAGGGACAGTAA